From the genome of Prevotella herbatica, one region includes:
- a CDS encoding sugar MFS transporter codes for MAKTKLTSKQYFIPFVLITSLFFLWGFARAILDVLNKHFQNSLDISITQSSLIQVTTYFGYFLMAIPAGWFINRNGYRLGVVIGLLLFGIGALMFIPCAAMDTFFAYLIALFIIGCGLVFLETSANPYVTELGDKETGTSRLNFSQSFNGLGSLFATFAIGQFFFNGSSEGDDVVVPYTILGILVLVIAIVFSRVELPEIQHEETDEDRSRGTRIMKLFRHHPMFVFGLFALLAYEVAEISINSYFINFVTGQGWMDDNIASIVLTVALAFFMIGRFLGSWIMRRIPAEIMLLVCAAGSVLCMIFVLFDLGKLSMIAIVCNYLFEAIMFPTIFSLALSGLGNLKMSASSLLMMTPIGGCGFMLMGIVADNTNLVIPFIIPLFGYIVVLLFASELTRKNGTMLRRNPIWNKFKS; via the coding sequence ATGGCAAAGACAAAATTAACAAGTAAACAGTATTTTATACCATTTGTTCTTATAACATCCTTATTCTTTCTTTGGGGATTTGCAAGAGCTATTTTAGATGTATTAAACAAGCATTTCCAAAATTCACTTGATATTAGTATCACCCAGTCTTCATTGATACAGGTGACAACTTATTTTGGATATTTCCTTATGGCGATACCTGCCGGATGGTTTATCAACCGTAATGGTTATCGGCTCGGTGTAGTAATAGGACTCTTATTGTTTGGAATTGGTGCCTTGATGTTTATACCATGTGCAGCAATGGATACTTTCTTCGCATACTTGATTGCGTTATTCATTATCGGATGTGGTCTAGTATTTTTGGAAACCTCTGCAAATCCGTATGTGACCGAATTGGGAGACAAAGAAACCGGAACAAGTAGATTGAATTTTTCTCAATCTTTTAATGGTCTTGGAAGCCTTTTCGCAACATTTGCAATCGGTCAGTTTTTTTTCAATGGATCGTCAGAAGGCGATGATGTAGTTGTACCTTATACAATACTAGGAATTTTAGTTCTTGTTATTGCTATTGTGTTTTCACGAGTAGAATTACCTGAAATACAGCATGAGGAAACTGATGAAGACCGTAGTCGAGGTACACGTATAATGAAGCTTTTCCGTCATCATCCAATGTTTGTGTTTGGACTTTTTGCCCTGTTGGCTTATGAGGTAGCAGAAATTTCTATAAACAGTTACTTCATAAACTTTGTTACAGGTCAAGGTTGGATGGATGATAATATAGCGAGCATTGTACTTACTGTTGCATTGGCATTCTTTATGATTGGGCGTTTTTTGGGTAGCTGGATTATGCGTCGCATTCCTGCAGAGATTATGTTGCTTGTATGTGCTGCTGGAAGTGTGTTGTGTATGATATTTGTATTGTTTGATCTTGGTAAGTTGTCAATGATCGCTATTGTATGCAATTATCTTTTTGAGGCAATAATGTTCCCTACAATATTCTCACTTGCACTTAGCGGATTAGGTAATCTCAAAATGAGTGCATCCTCTTTGCTTATGATGACTCCTATTGGTGGTTGTGGTTTCATGCTTATGGGAATTGTAGCAGATAATACCAATTTGGTTATTCCGTTTATCATACCATTATTCGGCTATATTGTAGTATTGTTGTTCGCTTCTGAACTTACGAGAAAGAATGGAACGATGTTGCGTCGTAATCCAATATGGAATAAATTTAAGTCTTGA
- a CDS encoding class II fructose-bisphosphate aldolase → MAVSYKDLGLVNTREMFKRAINGGYAIPAFNFNNMEQLQAIIKASSELKSPVILQVSKGARNYANQTLLRYMAQGAVEYAKELGCAHPEIVLHLDHGDSFEICKSCVDFGFSSVMIDGSALPYEENIALTKKVVDYAHQFDVTVEGELGVLAGVEDDVVAEVSHYTKPEEVIDFATRTGVDSLAISIGTSHGAYKFKPEQCTRDPKTGKLVPPPLAFDVLDAVMEKLPGFPIVLHGSSSVPQEYVDMINENGGKLPDAVGIPEEQLRKASKSAVCKINIDSDSRLAFTAAVRKVFADKPSEFDPRKFCGPARDEMEKMYKHKIVDVLASDNKLAQ, encoded by the coding sequence ATGGCAGTTAGTTACAAAGATTTAGGTCTCGTAAATACTCGCGAGATGTTTAAGAGAGCCATCAATGGCGGTTATGCAATTCCAGCATTTAACTTCAATAACATGGAGCAGCTCCAAGCCATCATAAAGGCTTCTTCAGAGCTCAAGTCACCGGTTATCCTTCAGGTTTCTAAGGGTGCCCGTAACTATGCAAACCAGACTCTTCTTCGCTATATGGCACAGGGTGCTGTTGAGTATGCAAAGGAACTTGGTTGTGCTCATCCTGAGATCGTTCTTCACCTTGACCACGGAGATAGCTTCGAGATTTGCAAGAGTTGTGTAGACTTCGGTTTCTCTTCTGTAATGATCGATGGTTCAGCTCTTCCTTATGAGGAGAATATTGCTTTGACAAAGAAGGTTGTTGACTATGCTCATCAGTTTGATGTAACTGTAGAAGGTGAACTTGGTGTCCTCGCTGGTGTTGAGGATGACGTAGTTGCTGAGGTTTCTCATTATACAAAGCCAGAGGAAGTTATCGACTTCGCTACACGTACAGGCGTTGACTCTTTGGCTATTTCTATTGGTACTTCACATGGTGCTTACAAGTTCAAGCCAGAGCAGTGCACACGTGACCCTAAGACAGGTAAGTTGGTTCCTCCTCCATTGGCATTCGACGTTCTCGATGCAGTAATGGAGAAATTGCCAGGTTTCCCAATCGTTCTTCATGGTTCTTCTTCTGTACCACAGGAGTATGTTGACATGATCAATGAAAACGGTGGTAAGTTGCCAGACGCAGTTGGTATCCCAGAGGAGCAGCTTCGTAAGGCTTCTAAGAGCGCAGTTTGCAAAATCAACATCGATTCAGACTCTCGTCTTGCTTTCACTGCTGCAGTTCGTAAGGTATTTGCAGACAAGCCAAGTGAGTTCGATCCACGTAAGTTCTGTGGTCCAGCTCGTGACGAAATGGAGAAGATGTACAAGCACAAGATTGTTGATGTATTGGCATCTGATAACAAACTTGCTCAGTAA
- a CDS encoding N-acetylmuramic acid 6-phosphate etherase — translation METRLTELSSNYDHLEKKTIEEITADINHENISVPMAINKALPQINTLITEILSRLKLGGRLFYCGCGTGGRLATLDTIEVQNTFGTDGRQIQAIFPGGIKDLTQTRESREDDLDNGWQQLVERGATDDDIVVGFSASGTTPFVLSTLKWCRSHGIVTGCVVNNVDSVISHEVDFPVEVITGPEFVTGSTRMKGGTSQKLVLDMISTTLMIQLGRVEGNKMVNVKLMNAKLMDRAARIFMERNPHINDYDYVVSLLKKYGGIKQAEHYLKSLSD, via the coding sequence ATGGAAACAAGATTAACAGAACTTTCGTCTAACTATGATCACCTTGAGAAGAAGACCATAGAAGAGATTACTGCCGATATCAACCATGAGAATATATCTGTTCCTATGGCTATTAACAAGGCGTTGCCACAGATAAATACTCTGATTACAGAAATTCTTTCTCGCTTAAAGTTGGGAGGTAGGCTATTTTATTGTGGTTGCGGAACTGGTGGAAGACTTGCCACCCTTGATACTATTGAGGTGCAAAACACCTTTGGTACAGATGGACGTCAGATTCAGGCTATTTTCCCAGGTGGAATAAAGGATCTTACACAAACTCGTGAGTCACGTGAAGATGACCTTGATAATGGTTGGCAGCAGCTTGTTGAGAGAGGCGCAACTGATGATGATATTGTTGTTGGTTTTTCTGCCAGCGGTACTACTCCTTTCGTACTGTCAACATTGAAATGGTGTCGTAGTCATGGTATAGTAACAGGTTGTGTTGTAAATAATGTAGATAGCGTTATTTCTCATGAGGTTGATTTTCCTGTTGAGGTTATTACAGGTCCTGAATTTGTTACAGGGAGCACCCGCATGAAGGGCGGTACTTCTCAGAAGTTAGTTCTTGATATGATTAGTACAACTCTTATGATTCAGCTTGGTAGAGTGGAAGGAAACAAAATGGTTAATGTTAAACTTATGAATGCTAAACTCATGGACAGAGCCGCTCGAATATTTATGGAACGTAATCCACATATTAATGATTATGATTATGTGGTTTCTTTACTAAAAAAATACGGTGGTATAAAACAAGCTGAACATTATTTGAAATCGTTGAGTGATTAG
- a CDS encoding SusC/RagA family TonB-linked outer membrane protein translates to MKQSRLLLLFVALLVSAMSFAQNKLYSGTVVDGQGEPIIGASVVQQGTSQGSVTDIDGNFKVSVAPGSTLVISYIGYDTQRVKVADNLHIVLKESSASLDEVVVVGYGVQKKSVVTAAIAKVSASDLANTAPVRMDNALKGLAAGVNVTSSSGQPGEAARIRIRGTGTINNSDPLYIVDGMPIEGGLDFVNPNDIESIEVLKDAASGAIYGARAANGVVLVTTKKGKVGKAQINYNFSYGWQSAWKHRDVVNATDYAILQNEKYTNAGQAAPYADPYKLIDTNGNAITGNGTDWQNLVFNDNAPVVNHDVSISGASDAVNYYLSAGYYSQDGIIGGNYGQSNYDRLTLRSNTQYKLIDATKQRDYLNTLTLNVNMSYMRTHSTGISTNSEFGSVLGSALYMSPLMSPVALGSVATSMIDKYSAYDLARDPEGNPYTVVGYFGTYQEMNNPLAMMQVNPTRYWSHKFVPKFSVDLGIWDNIKYHFTYSADLAFWGNNGATTSLYYLSGNNNATHTSASASSNKSTTWQVENTLTWDKTIGKHTIGVVLGQSALKYKGDYIGGNRWNLVNVDKPSIDYATGSLVLTKDDAGNITGGTVQYGVYGGFNTEHRISSLFGRLSYNYDEKYMAQATIRRDGSSRFGSNHKYGTFPSFSVGWNIMNEDFMKVTKDWLSNLKVRFSWGKNGNDNIPDFGYTSLTAMGNNYLFGQVAQKTNGSKATRLPNPDLKWEESEQTDIGLDLGFLGNALTFSADYYVKKTNGMIISRPIPSYVGETAPLANVGDMTNRGIEFELGYRWHVADAQFGIKGNATYLHNELTNLGNSTGYIDLDSFQGISGGGTRGSNGLPFPYFFGYKTAGIFQNVADVKAYTNSKGQMIQPKAVPGDVRFVDVNGDGQITSDDRTNIGNGTPDWTFGLKFDASWKNFDFNIFVQGVSGADVFDATYRSDIYSGNYPSWMLQRWTGEGTSNKYPRLVLGDTNNWVVSDLYVHDGSYFRIKDISLGYTIPSTITKKFFIDRIRFYVMAENLVTWTKYWGFDPEISSGGTSLGIDRGIYPQARTWTIGVNVTF, encoded by the coding sequence ATGAAACAATCTAGACTATTACTCTTGTTTGTGGCTTTACTTGTATCAGCGATGTCATTTGCTCAGAATAAGCTTTATTCAGGCACAGTCGTTGACGGTCAAGGTGAGCCTATCATTGGTGCATCGGTTGTTCAGCAGGGAACCTCACAAGGTTCAGTTACTGACATTGATGGAAATTTCAAAGTTTCCGTGGCACCAGGTTCGACGCTAGTCATATCTTATATAGGATATGATACACAGCGTGTTAAAGTAGCGGACAATCTTCACATTGTATTAAAAGAAAGTTCTGCATCATTGGATGAAGTTGTTGTTGTTGGTTATGGCGTTCAGAAAAAGAGTGTCGTTACAGCAGCTATTGCGAAGGTTTCAGCTTCTGATCTTGCTAATACAGCTCCAGTTCGTATGGACAATGCTTTGAAGGGACTTGCTGCAGGTGTTAATGTAACATCTTCATCTGGTCAGCCTGGAGAAGCAGCGCGTATTCGTATTCGTGGTACAGGTACTATCAATAATTCCGACCCTCTTTATATTGTAGATGGTATGCCTATTGAAGGTGGTCTTGATTTCGTTAATCCTAATGATATTGAGAGCATCGAAGTATTGAAAGATGCTGCTTCTGGTGCTATCTATGGTGCACGTGCTGCCAATGGTGTTGTCTTGGTGACAACAAAGAAAGGAAAAGTTGGCAAAGCACAGATCAACTATAATTTCTCTTATGGTTGGCAAAGTGCTTGGAAACATCGTGACGTAGTTAATGCTACAGATTATGCTATATTGCAGAATGAAAAGTATACCAATGCTGGACAAGCTGCTCCATATGCAGATCCTTATAAGTTGATTGATACAAACGGTAATGCCATTACTGGTAATGGAACTGATTGGCAAAACCTTGTATTTAATGATAATGCCCCAGTTGTAAACCATGATGTTTCAATTAGTGGAGCTTCTGATGCTGTCAACTATTATTTGTCAGCTGGTTATTATTCACAGGATGGTATTATTGGTGGAAATTACGGACAGTCAAATTATGACCGTCTTACATTGCGTAGTAATACACAGTATAAACTTATTGACGCAACAAAGCAGCGTGACTATCTTAATACATTGACTCTTAATGTGAATATGTCATACATGCGTACACATAGCACTGGTATATCAACTAACTCTGAATTTGGATCAGTACTTGGTTCTGCATTGTATATGTCACCACTTATGTCACCAGTTGCTCTTGGTTCTGTTGCTACATCAATGATTGACAAGTATTCAGCATATGATTTGGCAAGAGACCCTGAAGGTAATCCTTATACAGTTGTCGGCTATTTCGGAACTTATCAGGAAATGAACAATCCTCTAGCTATGATGCAGGTAAATCCTACTCGTTACTGGAGTCATAAATTTGTTCCAAAGTTCTCTGTTGACTTAGGTATATGGGATAATATTAAATACCATTTTACATATAGTGCAGATTTAGCTTTCTGGGGAAATAATGGTGCAACAACATCATTGTATTATCTTTCAGGAAACAACAATGCTACTCATACAAGTGCGAGTGCTTCATCTAACAAGAGCACTACATGGCAGGTAGAAAATACCTTGACATGGGATAAAACGATTGGTAAGCATACTATTGGTGTAGTTCTTGGTCAGTCAGCTTTGAAGTATAAAGGTGATTATATTGGCGGTAATCGTTGGAATTTGGTAAATGTAGACAAACCTTCTATTGATTACGCTACTGGATCATTGGTTCTCACAAAGGATGATGCTGGTAATATTACTGGTGGAACTGTTCAGTATGGTGTTTATGGTGGTTTCAATACAGAGCACAGAATTTCTTCATTATTTGGTCGTTTGAGTTACAACTATGATGAGAAATATATGGCTCAGGCAACTATTCGTCGTGATGGTTCAAGTCGTTTTGGTTCTAATCACAAATATGGTACCTTCCCTTCTTTCTCTGTTGGATGGAATATCATGAATGAAGATTTCATGAAAGTAACTAAAGATTGGTTGTCAAATCTTAAGGTTCGTTTCAGTTGGGGTAAGAATGGTAATGATAATATTCCTGATTTTGGTTACACATCACTTACAGCAATGGGTAATAACTACCTCTTCGGTCAGGTTGCACAGAAAACAAATGGTTCAAAGGCAACAAGACTTCCTAACCCTGATTTGAAATGGGAGGAAAGCGAACAGACTGATATTGGTCTTGACTTAGGATTCCTTGGCAATGCCCTTACTTTCTCTGCAGACTATTATGTAAAGAAAACAAATGGAATGATCATTTCTCGTCCAATACCAAGTTATGTTGGTGAAACAGCTCCTCTTGCTAATGTCGGTGATATGACAAACAGGGGTATTGAATTTGAACTTGGCTACAGATGGCATGTTGCCGATGCACAATTCGGAATCAAAGGTAACGCAACTTATCTTCATAATGAATTGACAAATCTTGGTAATAGCACAGGTTATATAGACCTTGATAGTTTCCAAGGCATCTCTGGTGGTGGAACACGTGGATCTAATGGTCTACCTTTCCCTTATTTCTTTGGTTATAAGACTGCTGGAATTTTCCAGAATGTGGCAGATGTAAAAGCTTATACAAATTCAAAGGGTCAAATGATTCAGCCAAAGGCTGTTCCTGGTGATGTGCGTTTCGTTGATGTAAATGGTGATGGTCAGATAACATCTGATGACCGTACAAACATCGGTAATGGTACTCCTGATTGGACATTTGGTTTGAAGTTTGATGCATCTTGGAAAAATTTTGATTTTAATATATTTGTTCAAGGTGTAAGTGGTGCCGACGTATTTGACGCAACATATCGTTCTGATATCTACTCAGGTAACTATCCTTCATGGATGCTACAGCGTTGGACAGGTGAAGGTACATCAAACAAGTATCCTCGTTTGGTTCTTGGCGATACAAACAACTGGGTTGTGTCAGACCTTTATGTTCATGATGGATCTTATTTCCGTATTAAGGACATATCTTTGGGTTATACAATACCAAGTACGATAACCAAGAAATTCTTTATTGATCGTATTCGTTTCTACGTAATGGCAGAGAATCTTGTTACATGGACAAAATATTGGGGCTTTGATCCAGAAATCTCTTCAGGTGGAACTTCTCTTGGTATAGACCGTGGTATTTATCCGCAGGCTCGTACTTGGACTATTGGTGTAAATGTAACGTTCTAA
- a CDS encoding RagB/SusD family nutrient uptake outer membrane protein, giving the protein MKKNKLIFLGLLGVSVMLTTSCNDSFLNVENPAGEPLEEYYTTDAHIQEAVVAAYDPMHWPDWGLGQYNALNIDAEIMGDDFWVGGSNISDMQNWHKLFNYEGDANNTLSSLWTVDYSGIKRCNDVIKYLGYAAGNLTDTNKKWYEMQARTLRVFYYNMLWHYFGNIPFYLTNMEAPYKAPQLKADDVYSQLIVELEDILKNGDLPMKMSKTSDYGRVTKAFAIMMYAEMVMYQNDQSRYATALTYLNEIISSKKYQLNPKFGDIWAESGEWCDESIFEINYEESISERDWGSPLAIGGTVLPTLISPNSWPGGDGWSKGQDGWGFLPVRLETYALYNDNDTRRSATIWDVRGTDYTARYQDTHLWLAKYRPFDANNANCPTSKNLNYNNNYRYYRYAETLLDAAELSLRTGGSETGDAKTWLNQVHTRAGLGELSKATLDDVLKERHLEFIGEGKRYWDLVRTGEAAKVLTPDKYGYRTNSWTESKKYIPIAQGELDTDPALVQNKY; this is encoded by the coding sequence ATGAAAAAAAATAAATTAATATTTTTAGGTTTACTGGGCGTTTCGGTAATGCTAACGACCAGTTGCAACGATAGTTTTCTCAACGTTGAGAATCCTGCAGGCGAACCTTTGGAAGAATATTATACAACAGATGCCCATATTCAAGAGGCTGTCGTGGCTGCTTATGATCCTATGCATTGGCCAGATTGGGGACTAGGACAGTATAATGCCCTAAACATAGATGCAGAGATTATGGGTGATGATTTCTGGGTTGGTGGTAGTAATATTAGTGATATGCAGAATTGGCACAAACTCTTTAACTATGAAGGTGATGCCAACAATACTTTAAGTTCACTTTGGACCGTTGACTATTCTGGTATCAAGCGTTGTAATGATGTTATAAAATATTTAGGTTATGCTGCTGGTAATCTTACGGATACCAATAAAAAGTGGTATGAGATGCAAGCCCGTACATTGCGCGTATTTTATTACAATATGTTGTGGCACTACTTTGGAAATATTCCTTTCTATCTTACGAATATGGAAGCTCCCTATAAAGCTCCTCAGCTGAAAGCCGATGATGTTTACAGTCAACTTATCGTAGAGTTGGAAGACATTCTGAAAAATGGTGATTTGCCAATGAAAATGTCTAAAACATCAGATTATGGTCGTGTAACAAAGGCTTTTGCTATTATGATGTATGCAGAAATGGTAATGTATCAGAATGATCAATCACGTTATGCTACAGCCTTGACTTATCTTAATGAAATAATCAGTAGTAAGAAGTATCAACTCAATCCTAAATTTGGTGATATCTGGGCTGAAAGTGGCGAATGGTGTGATGAGTCAATATTTGAAATCAATTATGAAGAATCTATTTCTGAACGCGACTGGGGATCTCCTTTAGCTATTGGCGGAACAGTTCTTCCTACACTTATAAGTCCTAACAGTTGGCCAGGCGGTGATGGTTGGTCAAAGGGCCAGGATGGTTGGGGATTCCTCCCTGTACGTCTTGAGACTTATGCCCTCTATAATGATAATGATACCCGACGTAGCGCTACAATCTGGGATGTTAGAGGTACAGATTATACAGCCCGTTATCAGGATACGCATCTTTGGCTAGCAAAGTATCGTCCTTTCGATGCAAACAATGCAAATTGCCCAACATCAAAGAACCTTAACTATAATAACAATTATCGTTACTATCGTTATGCTGAGACATTGCTTGATGCTGCTGAATTATCACTTAGAACAGGTGGTTCTGAAACAGGAGACGCAAAGACTTGGCTTAATCAAGTACATACTAGAGCTGGACTTGGAGAATTGAGCAAGGCTACTCTTGACGATGTTTTGAAAGAGCGTCATCTTGAATTTATTGGTGAGGGTAAACGTTATTGGGATCTTGTTCGTACAGGTGAAGCTGCAAAGGTTTTAACTCCTGATAAATATGGTTATCGTACGAATAGTTGGACTGAAAGCAAAAAGTATATTCCTATCGCACAAGGTGAATTGGATACCGACCCAGCTTTGGTTCAGAACAAATATTAA
- a CDS encoding family 16 glycosylhydrolase, producing MKHSIKLLTLLLAVIPFISCSSDNGGSTVNEANITCSIDHISASAYSKTYNIDVTCSRGEWTAYASPSDWMAVTVTGSNSKTGTVAVTINDNTTSDSRTGEIIVKSGTTRYTVPVTQAAPLKASVNSLELMSKGESQDVVITGNANWTVSSSESWLTATKGSSGQLTITARANQNLISRTAKVVVNEGDGTGSLTINVSQESASDDNVTIPAGYKLVWHDEFNDGTTLNNDWTHESQPSGWVNNELQNYINSNSVTNLSDGKLNINCYKGSDGKIYSGRVYAKAATGWRYGYFEARIKLPKGKGTWPAFWMMPSNNNFTTNPWPACGEIDIMEEVGVDANIVSSTIHCTKYNNNNTAIEHASKLVDSAESEYHVYGCEWSPEFISFLVDGVQILKYNNDGTKEGWPFNTEFYPILNLAWGGDWGGYKGVDNTALPTTMKVDYLRIFQK from the coding sequence ATGAAGCATTCTATAAAACTTTTGACCCTTCTCTTGGCGGTTATTCCTTTTATATCATGTAGCAGTGATAATGGAGGTAGCACAGTTAATGAAGCAAATATCACTTGTAGTATTGACCATATTTCAGCTTCAGCTTATAGCAAGACTTACAATATTGATGTGACTTGCTCACGTGGAGAGTGGACTGCTTATGCATCTCCTTCAGACTGGATGGCTGTCACCGTAACTGGTTCTAATTCAAAAACAGGAACTGTTGCTGTGACCATTAATGACAATACTACTAGTGATTCTCGCACCGGTGAAATTATTGTAAAGTCAGGAACAACTCGTTATACAGTTCCTGTTACTCAAGCAGCTCCTTTAAAGGCATCGGTCAACAGTTTGGAACTTATGTCTAAGGGTGAATCTCAGGATGTTGTCATTACAGGAAATGCTAATTGGACAGTTTCGTCTTCAGAAAGCTGGCTCACTGCAACAAAGGGTAGTAGCGGTCAACTTACAATAACAGCCAGAGCAAATCAAAATCTGATTTCACGTACAGCAAAAGTAGTTGTTAATGAAGGTGACGGTACTGGTAGTTTAACAATTAATGTATCTCAGGAAAGTGCATCAGACGATAATGTTACAATTCCTGCAGGTTATAAGCTGGTTTGGCATGATGAATTTAATGATGGTACAACGTTGAATAATGATTGGACCCATGAATCACAGCCATCTGGTTGGGTAAATAATGAATTACAAAACTATATAAATAGCAATAGTGTTACAAATCTTTCAGACGGTAAATTAAATATAAATTGCTATAAGGGTAGCGATGGAAAGATATATTCTGGTCGTGTATATGCAAAAGCAGCTACAGGTTGGAGATATGGATATTTTGAGGCAAGAATAAAGTTACCAAAAGGCAAGGGCACATGGCCAGCTTTTTGGATGATGCCTTCTAATAATAATTTTACGACAAATCCTTGGCCTGCATGTGGAGAAATAGATATAATGGAAGAAGTTGGCGTTGATGCAAATATTGTTTCTTCAACTATTCATTGCACAAAATACAACAATAATAATACCGCCATAGAACATGCAAGTAAACTTGTGGATTCTGCTGAATCTGAATATCATGTATATGGTTGTGAATGGAGTCCAGAATTTATTAGTTTTCTGGTTGATGGTGTGCAGATATTGAAATATAATAACGATGGCACTAAAGAAGGTTGGCCTTTCAATACTGAATTTTATCCGATATTAAATCTAGCCTGGGGTGGTGACTGGGGCGGCTATAAAGGTGTTGACAATACAGCTTTGCCAACTACAATGAAAGTTGATTATTTACGTATATTTCAAAAGTAA